One Bos taurus isolate L1 Dominette 01449 registration number 42190680 breed Hereford chromosome 16, ARS-UCD2.0, whole genome shotgun sequence DNA window includes the following coding sequences:
- the LOC519127 gene encoding complement factor H-related protein 3-like — MFLLINIVLTLWFSCAHGQVKPCDVPVIKHGRLYYAFKGYFPASVGQQFSYRCNRYFVTPSQSSWDYMTCTLKGWSPEVPCLRQCTFNYLENGYYTNSQEKYLQGKTVRVRCHDGYSLHNNQNTMTCTEKGWYPPPICVRVGLPCGLPPSIQNGAVRHKKDSYQYGEKVTYTCDEGFRIYGFASIRCLGGKWSRTPKCISTDCFNLPSFDDAVLTGKKKKSYRSGEQVAFKCRPYYQLNGSNTIQCVKSKWIGRPVCRDVSCVNPPRVENAVIQSEKPRYQNGERVRYKCTGTYDILGDIEVTCLNGTWTKPPQCKEACEISEEMMKKHNLQLKWTSKKLYSKTQDHIEFICKRGYHPVTPYPTFRAACREGQVVYPHCGQDTG; from the exons tgAAACCTTGTGATGTTCCAGTAATAAAACATGGAAGGTTATATTATGCATTTAAAGGATACTTTCCAGCGAGTGTAGGTCAACAGTTTTCCTATCGCTGCAACCGGTATTTTGTAACTCCTTCACAAAGTTCCTGGGATTACATGACTTGCACCCTGAAAGGATGGTCTCCAGAAGTGCCCTGCCTCA GACAATGCACTTTCAATTATTTGGAAAATGGATATTACACAAACTCCCAAGAAAAGTATTTACAAGGTAAAACTGTAAGAGTCCGCTGCCATGATGGCTATAGTCTTCACAATAATCAGAACACGATGACTTGCACAGAGAAGGGCTGGTACCCTCCTCCAATATGCGTCCGCGTCG gacttccctgtggACTTCCACCTTCAATTCAGAATGGTGCTGTACGTCACAAGAAAGACAGTTACCAATATGGAGAAAAAGTCACATACACCTGTGACGAAGGATTTAGGATTTATGGATTTGCATCTATAAGATGTTTAGGAGGAAAATGGTCCCGTACACCAAAATGCATAA GCACAGATTGTTTTAACTTGCCCAGCTTTGATGATGCTGTACTCACAGGCAAGAAGAAGAAATCATACAGATCAGGAGAACAAGTGGCTTTTAAATGTCGACCATATTATCAGCTGAATGGATCCAACACTATACAGTGTGTTAAGAGCAAGTGGATAGGAAGGCCAGTGTGCAGAG atgtttCCTGTGTGAATCCACCCAGAGTGGAAAATGCAGTTATACAAAGTGAGAAGCCTAGGTATCAAAATGGTGAGAGAGTACGTTATAAATGCACCGGAACTTACGACATTTTGGGGGACATAGAAGTGACATGTTTAAATGGAACTTGGACAAAACCACCTCAGTGCAAAG aGGCCTGTGAAATTTCAGAAGAAATGATGAAGAAACATAACCTACAGTTAAAATGGACTTCAAAAAAACTTTACTCAAAAACACAGGATCATATTGAATTTATATGTAAACGTGGATATCATCCAGTGACACCGTATCCCACATTTCGAGCAGCTTGTCGGGAAGGACAAGTGGTGTATCCTCACTGTGGACAAGACACTGGTTAA